The genomic DNA TTGTAATATCTCGCGTGGGCATATAGTTCAGGCAATTGAGTGTGTGGAGATGGTCGCACATGATTTCAAGGCAAATATGAACCTATATACTTGACAGAACATGTTCCACGATCTTCAACATAGATCGTACTTTTTCATCACTATGCACACGTGACTCTAGTATATTCCGAACCTCCGCAAAACAAGGTCTTGCATCAGGTCCTAGCTCAGCAGGGTTAACAAGTTTACCAAGTTCAACCATGTTCGTGATGTGCCGATCCTGAGCCTCCGGAGGCAGATCATTCAGTCGAAGAACCCATTTTCGAAGGCGCTCAAGATATTCGATGTTTGCTTCAAGCAGCGCCCTATCGGATTGTACAGGATCGTGTCCAGTCACGAGATAGTCCCAGTCCATTGAACGGTATTCTACGAGTGTGGCGATATATTGATCAAGGTCCCCATCGGAGATGTAAGGTATTGGCGATTCCACATTGTCGCCTACGAAGAGGACCTTGTCCACATGATCAAAACAAGATGAAGAATCATAGGTATGGCCGGGAGAATGAAAGAGTTCTATGGCCCCGTTATCTAGAAAGACCACATCTGTGAAGATCTGATTCGGAAGGACAAGTTCGATATCACCGCACTTGTGTGAACTGAACTGGACAAGATCACGTTCTCCATTCTTCTCAAGTGCTTCATAACACGACTTGTGCGCATAGATGCTATCTGTTGAAAAAACACTGTTTCC from Candidatus Thorarchaeota archaeon includes the following:
- a CDS encoding MBL fold metallo-hydrolase: MKQSSIGSRGHLFSFTDPYFHNTYLIIGSDQIVICDTSCGPEPMEHVKRFVEAHRNNDQQIIVFNSHHHYDHVWGNSVFSTDSIYAHKSCYEALEKNGERDLVQFSSHKCGDIELVLPNQIFTDVVFLDNGAIELFHSPGHTYDSSSCFDHVDKVLFVGDNVESPIPYISDGDLDQYIATLVEYRSMDWDYLVTGHDPVQSDRALLEANIEYLERLRKWVLRLNDLPPEAQDRHITNMVELGKLVNPAELGPDARPCFAEVRNILESRVHSDEKVRSMLKIVEHVLSSI